One Micromonospora sp. WMMD812 genomic window carries:
- a CDS encoding DUF417 family protein — MGTRHAAADDLASVGFSVLRGALATNILWIGALKFKQYEVENDEPLVTSSPLFSRLRAKLGAQKLNRLIGVTEITLGSLIAAKPLAPRASAIGSFGAIGMFLTTLSFLTTTPEARQEGQGLLSLSQLGQFLLKDTVLLGAALLTAVESLRAACAADRPRTL, encoded by the coding sequence ATGGGCACACGACACGCCGCCGCCGATGACCTCGCCTCCGTAGGCTTCTCGGTCCTGCGCGGCGCGCTGGCGACGAACATCTTGTGGATCGGTGCGCTCAAGTTCAAGCAGTACGAGGTCGAGAACGACGAGCCCCTGGTCACCTCGAGTCCGCTGTTCTCGCGGCTCCGCGCGAAGCTGGGCGCACAAAAGCTCAACCGACTCATCGGGGTCACGGAGATCACCCTGGGCTCTCTGATTGCCGCGAAGCCGCTTGCGCCCAGAGCGTCGGCGATCGGTAGCTTCGGGGCGATCGGGATGTTCCTCACCACGCTCAGCTTCCTGACCACGACGCCCGAGGCTCGGCAGGAAGGGCAGGGGTTATTGAGCCTTTCTCAGCTGGGGCAATTCCTGTTGAAAGACACAGTGCTTCTCGGTGCCGCTCTCCTGACAGCTGTCGAGTCGCTGCGCGCGGCCTGCGCTGCTGACCGCCCCCGGACGTTGTGA